Proteins encoded in a region of the Manis javanica isolate MJ-LG chromosome 15, MJ_LKY, whole genome shotgun sequence genome:
- the TMEM191C gene encoding transmembrane protein 191C, whose protein sequence is MLPPIVAPCWLPASPPNPEQDSCSGMQTPAPVGRKTEKLGSFLIYWLLSGRPLPPIVTPAANRVPRREAVGRAPGAGAEMQEQLLQLRKDNRDGRLRKQELEELVRGLEAESESLTGRLQDLRERERSLQGRRSQTARTLRREAREAARQHAEQARGLLEAAERRQSDLEQQNLQLQEQWEELSSQLFYYGADQLRQQRAERHLGTQLMALQKQLELVEAKHARQAESLRQGAQRTEEAWASFQEQSGVLQELQGKVMEAAAALDASRDGPERCGSQPRRVQDCSLMEEVAKADCEKRLFGGAGSAGSRLWALGLLLLALGFLALPLVLPVAVKPAALRRALPRLRSHAALRRLRYALSPLLELRARGPLPT, encoded by the exons AACAAGACTCCTGTTCTGGAATGCAGACTCCAGCTCCTGTTggcagaaagacagagaaactggGGTCATTTTTAATCTACT GGCTACTGAGCGGGCGCCCCCTGCCGCCCATTGTGACGCCGGCCGCAAACCGGGTCCCGCGGCGGGAGGCCGTGGGCAGAGCCCCGGGAGCCGGCGCTGAGATGCAGGAGCAGCTCCTGCAGCTGCGGAAGGACAACCGCGACGGGCGCCTGCGgaagcaggagctggaggagctggTGCGCGGGCTCGAGGCCGAGAGCGAGAGCCTCACTGGGCGCCTGCAGGACCTGCGCGAGCGCGAGCGCAG CCTGCAGGGCAGGCGAAGCCAGACGGCGCGGACCCTGCGACGGGAGGCACGCGAGGCGGCGCGGCAGCACGCGGAGCAGGCGCGCGGACTGCTGGAGGCGGCCGAGCGGCGCCAGAGCGACCTG GAGCAGCAGAacctgcagctgcaggagcagTGGGAAGAGCTGTCCAGTCAG CTCTTCTATTACGGAGCGGACCAGCTGAGACAGCAGCGCGCGGAGCGGCACCTTGGGACCCAACTGATGGCTTTGCAG AAACAGCTGGAGCTGGTGGAGGCCAAGCACGCCAGGCAGGCGGAGAGCCTGCGGCAG GGCGCGCAGCGGACGGAGGAGGCCTGGGCCAGCTTCCAGGAGCAGAGCGGAGTCCTGCAG GAGCTGCAGGGGAAGGTGATGGAGGCGGCGGCTGCGCTGGACGCCTCGCGCGACGGCCCGGAGCG ATGCGGCTCACAGCCTCGCCGGGTGCAGGACTGCTCGCTCATGGAGGAGGTGGCCAAGGCCGACTGT GAGAAGCGGCTGTTCGGGGGCGCGGGCTCGGCAGGCAGCAG GCTGTGGGCgctggggctgctgctgctcGCGCTCGGCTTCCTGGCGCTGCCGCTGGTCCTCCCGGTGGCGGTGAAGCCCGCCGCCCTCCGCCGCGCGCTCCCGCGCCTCCGCTCGCACGCCGCCCTCCGCCGCCTGCGCTACGCGCTGTCCCCGCTGCTCGAGCTGCGCGCGCGCGGGCCGCTGCCCACCTAG